ATGCCGAAACCGCCGCGGCCTTCGGCCTGCGGGAAGGCCAGATCCTGGTGTCCATCCACTGCGGCTCGCGCGGCCTCGGCCACCAGATCGGCACCGAGTATCTGGTGACGCTGGCCAAGGCGGCCAGCCGCCTGGGCATCGCGCTGCCGGACCGGGAGCTGGCCTGCGCGCCGATCCGGTCGCCGGAGGGCCAGCAGTACCTGGGCGCCATGAACGCCGGCATCAACGTGGCGCTGGCCAACCGCCAGATCCTTGCCCATCTCACCCGCGAGGTCTTCGCGCGCGTGCTGCCGGGCAGCCGGCTGGAGACCCTCTTCGACGTGTCCCACAACACCTGCAAGCCGGAGCGGCACCGGGTGGACGGCCGGGACGCGCTGCTGTACGTGCACCGCAAGGGCGCCACCCGCGCCTTCGGCCCCGGCCACCCGAGCCTGCCGGAGCGCTACCGCGCCGTGGGCCAGCCGGTGATCATCGGCGGCAGCATGGGCACCGGCTCCTACGTGCTGGCGGGCACCGCCGAGAGCGAGCAGGAGGCCTTCTCCTCGGCCAGCCACGGCGCCGGGCGGGCTATGAGCCGGCACCAGGCGCTGAAGCAGTGGCGCGGGCGTGAGCTCATCGACGAGCTGGCCGGCCGCGGCATCCTGATCCGCACCGCCTCCCTGCGCGGCGCCGCCGAGGAAGCGCCGGGCGCCTACAAGGACGTGGATTTGGTGGCGGAAGCCACGGAGCGGGCCGGCCTGGCGCGGCGGGTCGCCTTCCTGCGACCCAAGGTCTGCGTGAAGGGGTGACGACGACATGGCGGATACTCAAAAGCCCGAGCCGCCCAAAACCGACCTGCGCCAGGCCGCGGCCCTCTGGCTCTTTCTCTTCCTGCTGGGGCTGGCGGGCGCCTATCTGATCGGCCAGCGCGAGCCGGCCACGGAGGCCGCCTATGAGATCCCTTACAGCCAGTTCAAGATCCTGGCGGCGCAGGGCCAGGTCGCCGCGGTGACCCTGCGCGGCGATGCCGTGGAAGGCGAGCTGCGCCAGGCTGCCCCCATCGGGCCCGCCAAGCAAGCGGCCAGCCGCTTCCACACCCGCGTGCCGGCCTTCGGCGACGACAGCCTGCTGCCCATATTGCAGCAGCAGCGCGTGCAGGTCCGGGTGGAAGCGGCCCGGGAGGGCGGCTGGACGGCGATGCTCCTGGCTACCCTGCCGTGGATCCTCATCCTGGGCGTGTATTTCTGGATGCTGCGCCGCACCTACCGCAACGTCAGCGGCGGCCTGGGCGGTCCGGGCGAGCTGCGCCAGTTCCTGCAGACCTCCGCCCGGGAAGCCAAGGTGCCGGACGTGACCTTCGCCGACGTGGCCGGCCAGGAGAACGCCAAGCGCGAGGTGTCCGAGCTGGTGGATTACCTGCGCGACCCGGCGCGCTACACCCGGCTCGGCGCCGAGGTGCCGCACGGCGTGCTGCTCATGGGCCCGCCGGGCACGGGCAAGACCCTGCTGGCGCGCGCCCTGGCCGGCGAGGCGGGGGTGCCCTTCTATTCCATCTCGGCTTCGGAGTTCATCGAGGTCTTCGTCGGCGTGGGCGCCTCGCGGGTGCGGCACCTCTTCGAGGAAGCCAAGGTCCATGCGCCGAGCATCATTTTCATCGACGAGCTGGACAGCATCGGCCGCACCCGCGGCACCGGGCTGGGCGGCGGCCACGACGAGCGCGAGCAGACCCTCAACCAGATCCTGGCGGAGATGGACGGCTTCGCCGGCCACGAGGCGGTGATCGTGCTGGCCGCCACCAACCGCCCCGACGTGCTCGACCCCGCCCTGCTGCGCCCCGGCCGCTTCGACCGCCACGTCACCCTGGACCTGCCGGATCGCCAGGACCGCGAAGCCATCCTGCGGGTGCACGCCCGCAAGGTGCCGCTGGGCCCCGATGTGGATCTCGGCAAGCTGGCCGCCGGCACCCCCGGCTTTTCCGGCGCCGACCTCAAGAACCTGATCAACGAGGCGGCCATGCTCGCGGCGCGCGAGCAAAGCGCGCAGGTGAGCATGCGTCACTTCGACGAAGCGCGGGACAAGCTGCTGCTGGGCAGCGTCCGCGCTCTCGCCATTCAGCCGGAGGAGCGGCACCGCCTGGCGGTGCACGAGGCGGGCCACACGGCGGTCGCCTACTTCCTGCCCAAGGCCGACCCCCTCTACAAAGTCAGCATCATCCCGCGCGGCCGCGCCCTGGGCGGCACCCAGCAACTGCCCGAGCAGGAGCGCTACACCCTGCCGGAGGACTACCTGCGCGACCGCCTCGCCGTCATGCTGGGCGGGCGCACGGCGGAAAAAGCGCTGCTGGGCACGGTGAGCTCCGGCGCCGACGACGACATCCGCCAGGCGACTTCACTGGCGCGCGCCATGGTGGCGCGCTGGGGCATGTCCGAGCAGATCGGCCCGGTCGACCTGCGCGAGAGCGAGGAGCACCCCTTCCTGGGCCGCGAGATCGCCCAGCCGCGCCGCTACAGCGAGAGCTCGGCCCAGGTGGTGGATCAGGCGGTCAGGGCCCTGCTGCTGGAAGCCGAAGCGCGCGCGGCGGAGGTCCTGCAGATCCACCGCCCGGCGTTGAACCGCCTGATCGCCGCCCTGGAGGAGCGGGAGACGCTGCAGCGCGAAGAGATCGAGGCCAGCCTGGGCCCGGCCTCGCCGCAGGAACTTGCGGAGCGGCAGCCCAAAGCCCGGACGTCGCCCGCCTGAGGCACGGGGCCGCCACGCATCGGAGCCCGTAACGCACGCACGCCAAGGAGACCGCCATGAGCGAAAAGGACCGTTTTTTCCACGAACCACGCCGCGACCGGGCCATCCACGAGCGTGTCCACGATCCCTACAAGACGCGCAGCAAACTGCCGGAACCCACCGTCTGCCCGCAGTGCGGCGCCGTCTATCACGAGGGTCGCTGGACCTGGGCGGCCCGCCCGCCCGAGGCCCACGAGGAACTGTGCCAAGCCTGCCACCGGATCAATGACCAGTACCCCGCCGGCATCCTGGCGCTGAGCGGCGACTTCGTGCGGCAGCACCAGGAGGAAATCCTGCACCTGGCCCGCCACGAGGAGGCGCAGGAGAAGGCGGAGCACCCCCTGCACCGCATCATGAACATCGAGGCAGGATCGGACGGCATCGTCATCAACACCACCGACATCCACCTGCCGCGCCGCATCGGCGAGGCGCTGCACCGCGCCTACCGCGGGGACTTGGATTTCCACTACGACGAGGAGAGCGCCCTCTTCCGCGCGCACTGGCGGCGCTGATCCCCGGGCCGGCCTACGGGTTCTGATCGTCCACCAGGCAGATGCGCTCGCCGATGCGCATGACGCGCTCGGCGGGCGTCACCCAGACGATGCCGTCGCCCTCCTGGCCGGTGTAGGCCACTTCCGTCAAGACCTGTACGATGCCCTCGACCATGTGGTCGGGCGCCACGATCTCGATGCGCACCTTGGGCGAAAAATCGGTCAGCTCCTCCTTGACGCCGTCGCGCGCCTGCGCCGCCTCCTCCCGGCAGGCGCCGCAACCCTCCACCTTGCTGACGCTCATGCCCGGAAACCCCTTCAGATGCCGGAAGGCGTTGCGGATCTTGGTCAGCTTGAAGGGCTGCACGATCGCTTTGATCTCTTTCATGACTGTCTCCTTGCGGGCGCGAGCGGTCCAAGCTCGTTGCGCATCGCGCACCGGGGTCTTTAAGCTTCGATCCGTTTCTCCTCGAACCACTTATACAGCGTAGGCACCACCACCAGGGTCAGCAAGGTGGAGCTGATCAGGCCGCCGATCACCACGATGGCGAGCGGGCGCTGCACTTCGGAGCCCGGTCCCGTGGCGAAGAGCATGGGAATCAGGCCCAGCATGGCCACGGTGGCGGTCATCAGCACCGGCCGGAAGCGCTGCTTGCAGCCTTGGACGATGGCCTCCGCCTGGCTCAGGCCCTCGTCGCGCAGGCTGCGGATGTAGGACACCAGCACCACGCCGTTGAGCACCGCGATGCCCCAGAGGGCGATGAAGCCCACCGACGCCGGCACCGACAGGTACTCGCCCGTGACGAAAAGGGCGATCAGGCCGCCGATGGAGGCGAAGGGCAGCACCAGGATGATGAGCGCGGCGTAGCGCGCCGAGTTGAAGAGCACGAAGAGCAGGAAGAAGATCGCCGCGATGGTGATCGGGATGATGATCATCAGCCGCTGCATGGCCCGCTCCATGTTCTCGAACTGGCCGCCCCACTCCAGATAATAGCCCTCCGGCAGCTTCACCGACTGGCCGATCCGCTGCTGCGCCTCGGCCACGAAGCCGCCGAGGTCGCGCCCCTCGACGTTGACGCCGACGACGATGCGGCGCTTGCCCTGCTCGCGGCTGATCTGGGCCGGGCCGTCCACCAGGGAGATGTGCGCCAGATCCTGCAGCGGCACCAGGGCGCCGTTGGGCGAGGTGAGCAGGATGTTGCCGATGGCCTGCGGGCTGTTGCGGTAGGGCTCCGGCAGGCGCACCACGGCGGCGAAGCGGCGCTCGCCCTCGTAGATCTCGGTGGCCGGGCGGCCGCCGATGGCACTTTCGATCACGTCGTTGACGTCGGCGGCGTTGATGCCATAGCGGGCGATGGCTTGGCGGTCGATGTCGATGGTCAGGTACTGCTGCCCGGTGATGCGCTCCACCCGCAGGTCCTTGGCCCCGGGGATGTCCTTGAGGATGCGCGCCATCTCGTCGGCCTTGACCTTCATGGTGTGCAGGTCGTCGCCGAAGAGCTTGATGGCCACCTGCGACTTCACGCCCGAGACCATCTCGTCCACGCGCTCGGAGATGGGCTGGCTCATGACGATCTGCACGCCGGGCAGGGTGTCCAGGCGCTCGCGGATGGCCTGCTCCAGCTTCTCCTGGGTCCAGCCCTCCGGCCACTCGTCCTTGGGCTTCAGGGTCACGATGGGGTCGGACTCGTTGGGCCCGGCCGGGTCCGCCGGGCTCTCGCCGCGGCCGAGCTTGGACACCGCCATCTTCACGCCCGGCACCTCCATGATCATGCGCATGGCGTCCATCTCCATGCGGATCGCCTCATCCAGCGAGATGCTAGCCACCCGGTTGATCTGCGGGGTGAGCGCCCCCTCGTTCATGGTGGGAATGAAGGACTTGCCCAGGAAGGGGAAGAGGCTGACGCTGACGAACAAAAGCACCACCGCCCCGGCTACCACGGTCTTGTCGCGCCGCAACGCCCAGTCGAGCAGCTTGAGATAGGGCCGCTTGACGAAGGCGATGACGCGCGTGTCGTGCTCGGCGCCGCCCTTCAGCAGATAGGAGCAGAGCACCGGCGACAGGGTCAGGGACAAGGCCAGCGAGATCAGCAGTGCGATGGCGATAGTCAGCGCCAGCGGCGCGAACATCTTGCCTTCCATCCCCTCCAGGGTCAGCAGGGGCAGGAACACGAGGATGATGATGCCGACGCCGAAGATCACCGGCTTGCCCACCTCCGCCGCCGCCTCCAGGATGATGTGCGCCCGGCTCTCGCCGCTGTCCTTGCGCTCGCCCAGCCGCGCGAAGGCGTTTTCCACCACCACCACCGAGCCGTCCACCATCAGGCCGATGGCGATGGCCAGTCCCCCGAGGGACATGAGGTTGGCGGAGATGCCGTAGTGGTTCATCACCATGAAGGTCACGAGCGGCGTCAGGATCAGGGTGCCCACCACGATCAGGCTGGAGCGGATGTCGCCCAGGAAGATGAAGAGCACGATGATGACCAGGATGATGCCCTCGATCAGGGTCTTGGTGACCGTGCTGAGGGCGGCGTTGACGAGATCGGTGCGATCGTAGTAGGGCACGATCTTGAGGCCGCCGGGCAGCATGCCCTTGGCGTTGATCTCGGCCACCCGCTCCTTGACCCGGGTGACGATCTCCTTGGCATTGCCGCCGCGCATCATCAGCACGATGCCGGAGACCGCCTC
This sequence is a window from Thermithiobacillus tepidarius DSM 3134. Protein-coding genes within it:
- a CDS encoding RtcB family protein; translated protein: MDLGRVQQLDEYRWTVPLAPGETRAPVLLYGSAPLLASMDDKVLEQAVNVAKLPGLVKASMTMPDAHWGYGFPIGGVAAFDPAAGGIVSAGGVGFDISCGVRCLRSDLSLTDIAPHLELLANALFHAIPAGVGEEGRLKLAPAQIDEVLADGAHWALRHGYGVPEDLDYVEENGRMAGAVPANVSELAKKRQRGEMGTLGSGNHYLEVQVVDRIHDAETAAAFGLREGQILVSIHCGSRGLGHQIGTEYLVTLAKAASRLGIALPDRELACAPIRSPEGQQYLGAMNAGINVALANRQILAHLTREVFARVLPGSRLETLFDVSHNTCKPERHRVDGRDALLYVHRKGATRAFGPGHPSLPERYRAVGQPVIIGGSMGTGSYVLAGTAESEQEAFSSASHGAGRAMSRHQALKQWRGRELIDELAGRGILIRTASLRGAAEEAPGAYKDVDLVAEATERAGLARRVAFLRPKVCVKG
- the ftsH gene encoding ATP-dependent zinc metalloprotease FtsH, whose protein sequence is MADTQKPEPPKTDLRQAAALWLFLFLLGLAGAYLIGQREPATEAAYEIPYSQFKILAAQGQVAAVTLRGDAVEGELRQAAPIGPAKQAASRFHTRVPAFGDDSLLPILQQQRVQVRVEAAREGGWTAMLLATLPWILILGVYFWMLRRTYRNVSGGLGGPGELRQFLQTSAREAKVPDVTFADVAGQENAKREVSELVDYLRDPARYTRLGAEVPHGVLLMGPPGTGKTLLARALAGEAGVPFYSISASEFIEVFVGVGASRVRHLFEEAKVHAPSIIFIDELDSIGRTRGTGLGGGHDEREQTLNQILAEMDGFAGHEAVIVLAATNRPDVLDPALLRPGRFDRHVTLDLPDRQDREAILRVHARKVPLGPDVDLGKLAAGTPGFSGADLKNLINEAAMLAAREQSAQVSMRHFDEARDKLLLGSVRALAIQPEERHRLAVHEAGHTAVAYFLPKADPLYKVSIIPRGRALGGTQQLPEQERYTLPEDYLRDRLAVMLGGRTAEKALLGTVSSGADDDIRQATSLARAMVARWGMSEQIGPVDLRESEEHPFLGREIAQPRRYSESSAQVVDQAVRALLLEAEARAAEVLQIHRPALNRLIAALEERETLQREEIEASLGPASPQELAERQPKARTSPA
- a CDS encoding BCAM0308 family protein, which gives rise to MSEKDRFFHEPRRDRAIHERVHDPYKTRSKLPEPTVCPQCGAVYHEGRWTWAARPPEAHEELCQACHRINDQYPAGILALSGDFVRQHQEEILHLARHEEAQEKAEHPLHRIMNIEAGSDGIVINTTDIHLPRRIGEALHRAYRGDLDFHYDEESALFRAHWRR
- a CDS encoding P-II family nitrogen regulator; this encodes MKEIKAIVQPFKLTKIRNAFRHLKGFPGMSVSKVEGCGACREEAAQARDGVKEELTDFSPKVRIEIVAPDHMVEGIVQVLTEVAYTGQEGDGIVWVTPAERVMRIGERICLVDDQNP
- a CDS encoding efflux RND transporter permease subunit, which codes for MIESIIRGALKQRVIVAVIALVLLAFGAMAVQKLSVDAFPDVTNVQVQVATEAPGRSPEEVERFVTVPIEIIMTGLPGLTEMRSLNKNGLSIITLVFTDDTDVYFARQLVMERLIEVASRLPQGVAPVLGPVSTGLGEVYQYTLERPDDGKRALSVEELTERRIVQDWVVRPLLRSIPGVAEINSQGGYVKQYQVLANPDRLHHYQLSLQDLYAALARNNANAGGGVLPHYAEQYLIRGVGLIRSLEDIGNIVLKEVGGTPVYVRDVAEVTLGHEVRQGAIIKNGDTEAVSGIVLMMRGGNAKEIVTRVKERVAEINAKGMLPGGLKIVPYYDRTDLVNAALSTVTKTLIEGIILVIIVLFIFLGDIRSSLIVVGTLILTPLVTFMVMNHYGISANLMSLGGLAIAIGLMVDGSVVVVENAFARLGERKDSGESRAHIILEAAAEVGKPVIFGVGIIILVFLPLLTLEGMEGKMFAPLALTIAIALLISLALSLTLSPVLCSYLLKGGAEHDTRVIAFVKRPYLKLLDWALRRDKTVVAGAVVLLFVSVSLFPFLGKSFIPTMNEGALTPQINRVASISLDEAIRMEMDAMRMIMEVPGVKMAVSKLGRGESPADPAGPNESDPIVTLKPKDEWPEGWTQEKLEQAIRERLDTLPGVQIVMSQPISERVDEMVSGVKSQVAIKLFGDDLHTMKVKADEMARILKDIPGAKDLRVERITGQQYLTIDIDRQAIARYGINAADVNDVIESAIGGRPATEIYEGERRFAAVVRLPEPYRNSPQAIGNILLTSPNGALVPLQDLAHISLVDGPAQISREQGKRRIVVGVNVEGRDLGGFVAEAQQRIGQSVKLPEGYYLEWGGQFENMERAMQRLMIIIPITIAAIFFLLFVLFNSARYAALIILVLPFASIGGLIALFVTGEYLSVPASVGFIALWGIAVLNGVVLVSYIRSLRDEGLSQAEAIVQGCKQRFRPVLMTATVAMLGLIPMLFATGPGSEVQRPLAIVVIGGLISSTLLTLVVVPTLYKWFEEKRIEA